The stretch of DNA ACGCATTTGATGCCGGCCGCCTTGGCGCGGCGGACCACCTCGTCGGGCAGTGCCGTGGTTGCGATATCGATGTCGCCCAGTGGAATTTTTAGAAGCGCATTGCGCACGGCGCCGCCGACCACGCGGGCTTCCTCGCCATCGCCATTGAGCAACGCGAGCACGCGCGCCGCCGGACCAGATCTGAGCCAGGGCGCCTCTGACAGCACGCGGGCCTCGCTCATTTCTCGACTCCGGGAACCAGCTTGCCGTTTTCCATATGCGCGGGAACGTAGGTCGAATCCGGCGGCGCGCCGGAGAATTGCGCGAGCAGGACGAAGCTGATCACGACCAGCAGCAGCGATCCCAGCACCAGTTTGGCGACGAGATGCGCCGGCCAGGAGGACGACACCAGCACGCCGGAACGGGTGGCAATCAGGAACAGCGCATAGGCCGCGAAAGGGATCAGGAAAATAGCGATCTCGGTCAGAACCGGACGGATCATGCGAGATAAATCCGCTCATACAATACGCGCAGGATGCCTGCGGTCGCGCCCCAGATGTAGCGCTCGGCGA from Bradyrhizobium sp. AZCC 1693 encodes:
- a CDS encoding DUF6111 family protein; its protein translation is MIRPVLTEIAIFLIPFAAYALFLIATRSGVLVSSSWPAHLVAKLVLGSLLLVVISFVLLAQFSGAPPDSTYVPAHMENGKLVPGVEK